Proteins encoded by one window of Phycisphaerae bacterium:
- the rpoD gene encoding RNA polymerase sigma factor RpoD, whose amino-acid sequence MAETTISATTDPVELALQSLLERGRERKYITWEEMNEILPDEAVNPDKLEMIMMTLEEHGIEMIDEEEAERLGFTPEAKEAKKPAGKKSQALTPPIDERLLAALEAEESGSRRIDDPVRMYLTQMGEIPLLTRSQEIALAKKIELTRMAFRKLVLESDYCIAQAVDILQQVSDGRLPFDRTMKVSTSEALAKNTITKLLPENLETVRKLMEANQADFEKTQSGRMAASSKRSIVRAMNQRRRKMAKLLEELSLRTSRIIPLMRKLEGVCRKMMDLERRIAAEAKRPTLPVEDLAAMEDELAGMESLVLEDSESLQRRLTNLKRVFAEYEDAKRKLSGGNLRLVVSIAKKYRNRGLSFLDIIQEGNTGLMRAVDKYEYKRGYKFSTYATWWIRQAITRAIADHARTIRIPVHMIETMSRLRNISKKLLQELGHEPGIEEIAKRAKMPVSEVRRVLKISRHPISLDRPVGESEDSYFGDFIEDDSVESPVQSAGNEMLRDRIEEVLKTLTYREREILKLRYGIGDGYTYTLEEVGRIFKVTRERVRQVEAKAIRKLQHPVRARKLEGFLENMQETVET is encoded by the coding sequence ATGGCAGAGACGACCATTTCAGCAACGACGGATCCCGTTGAACTCGCGCTTCAGTCGCTGCTCGAACGCGGCCGGGAGCGAAAGTACATCACCTGGGAGGAGATGAATGAGATTCTCCCGGACGAGGCCGTCAATCCGGACAAGCTCGAGATGATCATGATGACTCTCGAGGAGCACGGCATTGAGATGATCGACGAGGAGGAGGCCGAGCGGCTGGGTTTTACTCCTGAAGCCAAGGAGGCGAAGAAACCCGCCGGAAAGAAGTCCCAGGCGCTGACGCCGCCGATCGATGAGCGGCTGTTGGCCGCCCTCGAGGCCGAGGAGAGCGGTTCCCGACGCATCGACGATCCCGTGCGCATGTACCTCACCCAGATGGGCGAGATTCCCTTGTTGACCCGCTCGCAGGAAATCGCCCTGGCCAAGAAGATCGAGCTGACACGAATGGCCTTCCGCAAGCTGGTTCTCGAGAGCGACTACTGTATCGCTCAGGCCGTGGACATCCTGCAGCAGGTTTCCGACGGCCGATTGCCGTTTGACCGGACCATGAAGGTGTCGACGTCCGAGGCCCTTGCCAAGAACACCATCACCAAGCTGTTGCCGGAGAACCTTGAGACCGTCCGGAAGCTCATGGAGGCCAACCAGGCCGATTTCGAGAAGACGCAGTCCGGTCGGATGGCCGCGTCGAGCAAGCGCAGTATCGTGAGGGCCATGAACCAGCGACGCCGCAAGATGGCCAAGCTGCTGGAGGAACTGTCCCTGCGGACCAGCCGCATCATCCCGCTTATGCGAAAGCTCGAAGGGGTCTGTCGCAAAATGATGGATCTGGAACGGCGCATCGCGGCCGAGGCCAAGCGTCCCACTCTGCCGGTGGAAGACCTGGCGGCCATGGAAGACGAGCTTGCGGGCATGGAATCCCTGGTACTTGAAGACAGCGAGTCGCTCCAGAGGCGTCTGACGAACCTCAAACGGGTTTTTGCCGAATACGAAGACGCCAAGCGCAAACTGTCCGGCGGCAACTTACGCCTGGTGGTGTCGATCGCCAAGAAGTACCGGAACCGCGGGTTGAGTTTCCTGGACATCATCCAGGAGGGCAACACCGGCCTGATGCGGGCGGTGGACAAGTATGAGTACAAGCGCGGTTACAAGTTCAGCACCTACGCCACGTGGTGGATCCGGCAAGCGATCACCCGGGCTATCGCCGACCACGCCCGGACCATCCGCATCCCGGTCCACATGATCGAGACCATGAGCCGGCTGAGGAACATTTCCAAGAAGCTTCTCCAGGAGCTCGGCCATGAACCCGGCATCGAGGAAATCGCCAAGCGGGCCAAGATGCCCGTCAGCGAGGTTCGTCGCGTGCTCAAGATCAGCCGCCACCCGATCTCGCTGGATCGTCCCGTCGGGGAAAGCGAAGACTCGTACTTCGGCGATTTCATCGAGGACGATTCGGTCGAATCGCCGGTGCAGTCGGCCGGGAACGAGATGCTTCGCGACCGGATCGAGGAGGTGCTCAAGACTCTCACCTACCGCGAGCGAGAAATCCTGAAGCTTCGGTATGGAATCGGAGACGGATACACCTACACCCTTGAGGAGGTCGGCAGGATCTTTAAGGTGACCCGCGAACGGGTGCGACAGGTGGAAGCCAAGGCGATCCGCAAGCTGCAGCATCCTGTGCGGGCTCGCAAACTCGAGGGCTTCCTTGAGAACATGCAGGAAACGGTGGAAACGTAG
- the dnaG gene encoding DNA primase, producing the protein MSLADRETITRQIRDATDIVDLVGSSVSLRRSGSAFKGLCPFHEEKTPSFIVNPARQIFKCFGCGVGGDVFKFVQLRENVDFLEARRMLAERAGIDLEAQPRSGVAGLAKTDLARACAWARQIFRKNYLGPSGQAARDYVANRGISAEMAEAFALGLAVDSYDSLIRQADLAKIDHKLLLAAGLVKESQRGGYYDTFRNRLMFPIVDAGGRVVGFGGRTLGEDPAKYLNTPATALFDKGTNLFGLDRARQAIGEAGRAIVVEGYTDCIMAHQHGFCETVATLGTAMTEAHARLLRRFTDRVILLFDSDEAGQRAADRALAVTVTVGLDVSLARVPEGKDPCDYLLSAGQAAFRGVLNQAVGALEFKWREVSRKYGVGATGPARRRAVEEYLQQLSAWLGQGAIDPIQTGLLINQLSQIISLPAEDLLQQVRRMSQRTRPLTGRSGTAGRPQAEAPPAGKGSNSQQEALRQIVEVLLNEPAYYAHVASWLKPEHVWDPALSAIVAEMVAILNSGQQLQVADLIGRFESPEFGGLITDLQDRGERRGQFATVIEGAIACLESFEQSRHAAVLAEDIRRSRQQAGDRQVPENEDERLRALTDAARQSHFSPVRARKRLLDLP; encoded by the coding sequence TTGTCTTTAGCTGACAGGGAAACCATTACCCGGCAAATCCGGGATGCCACCGACATCGTGGATCTGGTGGGGAGTAGCGTGTCGCTGCGGCGGTCGGGGTCTGCCTTCAAAGGACTTTGCCCTTTTCATGAGGAGAAAACCCCATCCTTCATCGTGAACCCGGCGAGGCAGATCTTCAAATGCTTCGGCTGCGGTGTTGGAGGCGACGTCTTCAAGTTCGTCCAACTGCGGGAAAACGTGGACTTTCTTGAGGCTCGCCGCATGTTGGCCGAGAGAGCGGGGATTGACCTTGAGGCTCAGCCCAGATCCGGGGTGGCCGGCCTTGCCAAAACCGATCTGGCTCGGGCCTGTGCCTGGGCCCGGCAGATCTTTCGCAAGAATTACCTGGGGCCAAGTGGCCAAGCTGCCAGGGATTACGTAGCCAACCGGGGTATCTCCGCAGAGATGGCCGAAGCTTTCGCGCTGGGCTTGGCGGTTGACAGTTATGATTCTCTAATCCGGCAGGCCGATCTGGCCAAGATCGATCATAAGTTGTTGCTGGCAGCAGGTTTAGTGAAGGAGAGCCAGCGCGGCGGTTATTACGACACCTTCCGCAACCGTCTCATGTTCCCGATCGTGGATGCCGGCGGTCGCGTGGTCGGTTTCGGCGGCCGAACGCTGGGTGAAGATCCTGCGAAGTATCTTAATACACCGGCTACAGCGCTGTTCGATAAAGGGACAAACCTCTTCGGGCTGGATCGCGCTCGCCAAGCGATTGGTGAGGCAGGGCGAGCCATTGTCGTGGAGGGCTACACGGACTGCATCATGGCGCACCAGCACGGCTTCTGCGAGACAGTGGCCACGCTGGGGACGGCCATGACGGAGGCCCACGCCAGGCTGCTGCGCCGCTTCACGGATCGCGTCATTCTGCTATTTGACTCGGACGAGGCCGGGCAGCGGGCCGCGGACAGGGCCCTGGCGGTGACCGTGACCGTGGGTCTCGACGTCTCGCTGGCGCGCGTGCCTGAAGGCAAAGACCCCTGCGATTATCTTTTATCGGCCGGTCAAGCAGCTTTTCGTGGGGTGTTGAACCAGGCCGTCGGAGCGCTAGAATTCAAATGGCGGGAGGTGTCGCGCAAATATGGTGTCGGCGCGACAGGCCCGGCACGCAGACGGGCGGTGGAGGAGTACCTTCAGCAACTGTCTGCGTGGCTGGGACAGGGGGCAATTGATCCGATCCAGACGGGGTTGCTGATCAATCAGTTGAGCCAGATCATCTCGCTACCGGCGGAGGATCTGCTTCAGCAGGTGCGCAGGATGTCGCAGCGGACGAGGCCTTTGACGGGCCGCAGTGGAACGGCCGGTCGACCGCAGGCGGAAGCGCCCCCTGCCGGGAAGGGGTCCAACAGCCAACAGGAAGCCCTTCGACAGATCGTCGAGGTGCTTCTGAACGAGCCGGCATACTACGCGCACGTGGCATCGTGGCTAAAGCCCGAGCACGTCTGGGACCCGGCTCTCTCGGCGATCGTCGCGGAGATGGTGGCGATATTGAATTCCGGTCAGCAGTTGCAGGTTGCCGACTTGATCGGGCGCTTTGAATCCCCTGAGTTCGGCGGCCTGATCACGGACCTGCAGGACCGTGGCGAACGACGCGGGCAATTTGCCACCGTGATTGAAGGGGCCATAGCCTGCCTGGAGTCGTTTGAGCAGTCGCGGCACGCGGCCGTCCTGGCGGAAGATATCCGCCGTTCGCGGCAACAGGCCGGCGACCGGCAGGTTCCGGAAAACGAAGACGAGCGACTGAGAGCGTTGACGGACGCGGCCAGACAGTCTCATTTCTCGCCCGTACGAGCCAGGAAGAGACTGTTGGACCTACCGTGA